One Salvia miltiorrhiza cultivar Shanhuang (shh) chromosome 6, IMPLAD_Smil_shh, whole genome shotgun sequence genomic window, ATGTAGTGTCGCTCCCCGCAGCAAACATGTCCTGTGTCAAGTCAAGATCATGCATGTATATATACATCTGCTAAAGAGAATTTCATCATTTATCATTCCTTATTTTACTCCAATCAAGAAGTGATCGTATTATTCCTTCTTGATGTGAAAAGGAAGAATGAAAAGGGTGAAACTccttttttataaaaaaaaatgagggaaaagaaaaaaggaaatttAAATTGGGGCAAAATGAGATACATACTTTCTGAAAGGCAAAAcctaaaaaatacccactatttaataaattatatccatTTAGGACATTTTTAACCTTGTGTGCAATTCGTGCATTGCTCAACCCTAAAGCGTCGAAAATCATTTTCGAGCGCTCAAGTGTTGAATGTCGAGTGTGTCGAGCATCGAGCGCCGAGCAAACTATTGCTAGCTTGACATCTCGAGCGTCGAacaatagttcaatttgaactattgctcgacactcGAGTGTTGAGCAACTAAGCGTTGAGCACTGAATCAATTCAAATCTGAGACGAGGTGAAGCAGATGTAGAGGAACGGTGAGGCTGTGACAAGgcagggagagagagagagaggaggaggaggaggaggaggaggagggaggGGGAGGTTCCTTCGACAATTTCTAAAATTGGTCTGGGGGCGGGGGggtttaatttttaattgtcctatttttatatttagtaatgattttacactacaaataatatgtCCCCACacatttacatatttttacTATTAATTATGTTCTCCTTAATAACTGTACCTAAAATAAATGGGACAACCCTAataggacggaggaagtactgtaaaaaaacatatatactGGCATCAGAAAAGGAAaatggaagagagaaaaatatcGATAATTCGATACCATGATGATAGCTTTGATAGTATCATCGTCAACGGGGGAGCGACCTTGATTCTCTCTCTGCAAATCGAGCAATATGTCCACAAAATCCAATCCACCAccatccctctctctcctctctccaaCCCTATGCTCTCGAATCACACTCTCCAGAAACTCATCGAATGCTGCAGCCACTCGCGCCACCATCGCATCCACGCCGTCGAACCTCCTCGTCCATCTCAGCCACGGGATGTACTCCCACAGCGGCGCCGCCCCCAGCAGCCGCACGAACTCCTCGAACGCCGCCTTGAACTTGCTCGCCGCACCGTACTTCCTCCCCAGCGCCGCCCTGCAGATCACGTCGCACGCCAGCGACGCCAGCATATCGGTCAGGTCGACCGTCGAGGGCGAGAGCTGCGCGATGCGCGCCACCATGAGCGAGGTCTCCTCCTCCCTCACGCGGCGGTAGGATTGGATCCTTTTGCCGCTGAGCAGGTGGAGCACGCACACGCTGCGCATCTGCCGCCAGTACTCGCCGTAGGGCGCGAACGCGACGTCGCGGTTGCCGTAGAGAAGGCGGCCGGGGATGCTGAGCGCGGGGCGGTTGGAGAAGATGAGGTCCTGGTCCTTCATGATCTCGCGCGCCGCCGAGGCCGACGAGGCCACGGCGACGGGCACGCTGCCGAAGTGGAGGAGCATGAGCGGGCCGTGGCGGCGGGAGAGCTGCTGGAGGGATCGGTGAGGGAGCGAGCCCAGCTGGTGGAGGTTTCCCACGACCGGGAGCCTCGGCGGGGACGGAGGCGGCCGTGTCGGggcgaggcggcggcggcggcgccatttgtggaggaagaagaagaagagagctGTGCAGAGTGGCACAATCAAGAAATGTGCGGTGGAAGGCATTTTCTTGGCGGAGAGATAAGGAAAAGAAACCACAATTCTAAATTTCTATAGAAATGTTCCAttgaaaattcaatattttatgaaattacgAAATCGAGCATACGTATTTTATAAAATCACGTCACTCCAGGATTCGCATCTcagataaaaatatttattcatcaaaattattgatctgTTCAACAATTCTAaattttacaaaatatttaatttttcaatagaACTTGTGCATGTAATGTACAAGGAAGGTACAACGTAAATGCATgaacatataaaataattcatctatgataatattatatttttgtgtaTAATCGTAGTGTGCATGTACTTTATACATTTTATACAaaggttctcacgttctcatgagaaaaaagtttttattttaacctcaccttattatatataatatataatatacatatataataagataACGTGGCAATGGCAACGGCAGCCTGCAGCCACGTATCCACACTATAAGAAAAGTAGATTCTTGTGATGACAATATGAATGACAACAAAATTTTTGTCGCCACAAAAGTCTGTATTATAGTACCAATTTTTAtcgttataaaaaaaatacaacaatgacaaattttgttattttcattagTTATTGTGGCGATATGTTAGTGATGACTAAATGATATTGACATGGATGGTAACGTTTCATTAATGGGAcgttgtctctctctctctctctcaacacaCATACATTGAGTATTTGAGTTGAACATGTTTTACATTTGATTCTGTTGGAAACGGAAAGGGTGAGAAATACATGGTGAGAGTCCACATTTTTCTAAGAAAAAAAAggttttaattatatattcaatcaccaaaagaaatttaaaaagttcCATTATTACTTATTAGCTCTATTATTAGATGGAGTTTCACCTTGTAATTTTATTCCACCAATAGTTTCAAAAGCGAAACTTTTCATGCCCACTTTTTtaagttaaaaattaaaaatgtccactaatTATAAAAACTTGATTCTATATCTAAAATACCTAAATTATCCTTCATGTCTTAATCAGTGTAATTTACAAGATAAAAAATAGTCAGCCGTCGGGAAAGTGTGATCCTCTCCCCGCCGCAAGCCAACCACAGCCCATCTATGAAGTTGAGCAGCCCAGAAAGTGTGATCTTACTGGTACCCCCGCTTCCTCTCCGGCTCCATCGCTAGCGTCTCGAACGTGGCCGGGTGCTCGAACTCCACGCGGCGCCGCTGTTGGTGTAGAGCTTCCGCCGCCGGTTGTAGAAACGTCGTCGCTCGTCGTTTACTGGTTGGAAGGAAAACTTCTGGTTCTTGGCCACGTGCTTGCCGGAGGCCCCCACCAGACCTTGACGCCGGCGTGCTGTCCCGGACGGCATCGGCCTTGAGCCGCCGCACCTGGGTGGCGGAGGTGGAGCTAAGGTAGGTCTCGATGGCGGCGTAGACGTCGCTCCGCCTGAAGCGGTCGCCGGTGAACTCGTTGAAGCTCATGATTTGGATGTAATGGGAGAAGAAATTGAAGAGTTTCTGTGAGTGTTTGTCGACGGAGCTTTTGAGCTCATGAGGTAGGTATTGTTCGAAGGTTGCTTTCAAGAACATCAAACCAGCAATCACCAATCCTAATTGAGCAAGTAGAAAATTATGCTAAATCGTGGGCTTCTGCTATTGGACTTTTGAAAATGTGGGACCCACAATcgagttaaaaataaaattaaataactaaCGGCCGTGTAACGACGTTTGAATGGAGGGGTTAATTGTCTCGATTTTGGGACATCGGAGGCTCATTTGATCCAAATCTAGTATGAGGGAGGGTATACGCCCCTACATTAAGGGTGCATTTGCACCTTAAccttaatataattattaattagggaTATTTGTcgacaaatacacgaactttcagatttttcccatgacctttaaaatttgaaaaaaaaaatacaccaattttttatttttctgatttttttcacGAGTATGAAATACCCTCAAAATAGAAGTTGATTTTATGGCTTTTGACTTAAAGTTTTTGATACATCCAGTGCCGGCCCTGAGGGTGGGCGGTTCAGGTCGATGGCCCAGGGCCCATAAAATTGAGGGGCCCAAAAAATTTATGCaccttgtatatatatatagtgtatgATACACTGCATCAGCCGAAAAGAATTCTTATGGCTATTATGGCCTAGAGAAAGGggcctaataattaataatgTGTTCTATTAATGCTTGTGGtgcttaaaataatttattttattaaactaagCAACCAATTTCCAAACAAAGATATACGCGTATCTCCATAAAATATGCAATTATATCTTCAAAATCAATCACCGCTTATTTTCAtcaattttgttttctttctatTGAGATTTCGTTCAATCTAAGCTATAtgaatatattcttatattttcCAAAAATTATCAAGACtgttcaaaattaaaattgttgaaAACATATTTGAGATCGTCAATGTCACAAGAAAGATTAAATGGTTTGGCAATCTTGTGTATTGAAAAAGATATTTTAGATAATATTGAGACAAATGATATTATAAATGATTTTGCAAATGAAAAGGCTAGAAGAAATCAtttttgtgattaataaatttttttgttgtttttataTGATATACATATTGCATCGTTGAGGGTCCATTTTATTGTTTCGCCCAGGGCTTTTTTTTATCAGGACCGGCCCTGGATACATCGCGTGAGGGATTTTCAATTCACGGATACATCGGCTTTATTATGCCACATTTATTATCCGTCACGCTTAAGTATCAAAAAATCTAAATCAGAGGCCCTAAAACCAGCTTCTATTTAGAGTATTTCATACCTGTGGGAAAAAGTTGAAAGGtgatgttttttttctttttttttcaaattttaaaggccatgagaaaaatcaaaatttattgaaagttcatgtattttacgaCAAATACCCCTATTAATTATACCATAATTACCATGATTAAGCGTGATAGATCCCTTAATATAGGCATATATTAGCTGCGCAAAAGCATAGAATTACTATATTAACCTCAATTGAATATTAAGTAAATCTTAAGCACAATTAATATTAATCGTAGGTTGATAAAAAATGTAAAGTCATGATGAACGCTTAGTTCTCACAAAATATGCTAGTTTTCACTTGGTCCTTCCTCTAGGGAATGGTTCCAATGAGAATCATCATATATGGTGAGATGTTAGATTGATTTGTACGTAGGTGTTGATTTATTGTATCTTATGATCGATATTTACTTCGACGAAGTAAATATTTACCTAggttcgaatcttgaagggagcaaaaatcttattaatttttgtaatatcgttattcaacattatatactgacttattcattattcttaTACATTTCTCGCAAAAATCACAATCTAACCCCATATATACATACAATTAGATATGGctaatatatatactagtaaTAAACAGCTAGCATTTATGAAggtatattcttttttttttttttagaactaTGAAGGTATATTCTTATTTATACATGGATTCTACTTATTCAAGTGGGAGAGTTGGCAGGCAAGAATTCGGATCTGGCAATTCAACTCGTAAACGATAAGATAGAAACGCCACATATATAGTGAGAGTATATTTGTATTAGAATTGATCCAAGTTGATATCAATCTGGAATAAATGGAATTTCATATGTGAAGGCTGATATGATCATTAATGGTTATTAATTACACGAAAAGCAAACTATGATTATTGACTACTAAACATAGACCAAATAAATTTTCATCGATTTGAATCTATTTTAATGCTCCTACTAATATTAAAATTGGGTTCATTGACTCTTTAAAAAACCTCATAAGCGGAGGGAATTATCTAACTTATACTAATTTTATACTTCttccgtcccaattcaataaatcatacttcttatttaatttaacgTCTCATTTCAATAGGTTACTTCTCTcctacttttatttataaatacaccctaaaaaatttattttttttatcttattttattataaactagtattggttttttaattaaaatatgtgtcCAGACTTTGTGGCTTATTGACTTGAGACGGAGAGCACTAAAGAAGACCTTCACCAAATCAATGGAGCATACAAGACTTCAGTGATACACTTCCTTCatccacaaaaaaaattatcatatatattttttttttcagtgcGTTCACACAAAAAATTTGACACGTCCATTTAAAATAGTAGGATCTACGCAACTCATTCAAATATTTTCGTTTCAAATAAAACTcttactccactcacaacaccacCGACCAAGCGACCATAGTTTTTTCAcaaatcataaaaaattataagtaAAAATAGTAATAAGGTACGTGCATGAGTCACAAATATCTGTCAAACGAGTGAGGCGGCGATTGTGATAGAACTTGTCCTTGATTATGTATGGCTGCACATGAAATCCAGTCAGCTTCTATAAGGCAccacaatatatatacacacacatctTGTCTTTTATTTCATTCTATTCAATTCTATTTATAGCAAACTAGACAGCTCGGACATATTTTTACCATAATTCATTGCAGTAAAATAGAGTCGgggggttttttaggacagtaggTTAGgctgatttggaaattaggacaataactttcaaACTTGtgaaaataggacactaattaataagcgttgcACGAGCAGGACATTTATCGGCCAATTATCGAATTTTTGGACTTTCCCGGCCGCAtggaccaagcacatgacatCTTATCTTGGGCCATAAAAATGACGTGCTTCCCACATAATCAACCCCTCCGTGCGGGTTGTCGTGTGCTTGGTCCATGCGGAAAAGTCCGAAAATTGGATAATTGGCTCGGAAATGTCCTGTgagtgcaacacttattaattagtgtcctatttttacaagttcgaaagttattATCCTAATTTTTAAATCAACCTaaattattgtcctaaaaaaccctctgactccaataaaatatacaaattttacCATAAGGATGCACGTTTAATTTTGAAggttagccttgatagataaaaataataagattaatctTTCTGTTTACTTAGATAGAGTTGATGAAATTTTCGGATATCGCAAGGTTCTTAATTATTTCAATTCTATCATTTAAACTAGTTTTACTTGATTCACTCGTTAAAAGAGTGGGATCGAAGAAATCTTACCCTTCTCATCATATTAATTACCGTTCTAATAGACATATATACACAATGTTAGAGACCTAGAGTATCACGGTTCTTTCTTTCTTAATTTATAAGTATTTATCAATATTTATATAGTTGGGATCAATTAATGATTGCTCTTCGTCTATAAAAGGAGAGATTGCTTTAAATGATGATATAAGAACATAATTTGatttaaagaagaagaaaaaaaatggggtTGGAAAATTATAAGCCCATAATAGTAATGGTTGGGTGCCAATTCATATATGCAGGAGTTACTCTAAGTGGGAGAGAAGCTCTTTTGCAGGATTTTAGCTCAAGAGTTTTTGTTGTTTACAGGCAAACTACTGCTTTCTTGCTCATTGCTCCTTTTGCTTATTTCTCAAGGTATACACTATatcaactttttttattttattttatttttttactcaattatcagaatatatataaatatatatgctgAACAATTTggcaaattttattttatctgggatttgaatttaatttcttTGAGCAGGAGAGGAACAAAGAGGTGTGAAGCCATGAACTGGAAGAGCTTCTGCTTGATAGCTTTGCTGTCTTTGattgggtattttttttttttttttgataaattaataatattaaataaaaaagtttaAGACCACACTATAGGAGATTCGAGcctaaaacttttttttttttttttttcatgtagtGTGACAATTAACCAGAATGTATATTTCGAGGGATTATACTTAGCCTCATCCTCAGCAGCTAGCGCTTTGAGCAATTTGGTGCCTGCCATCACCTTCACTATCGCCTATTTCTTGaggtatatttatatatattaattaataatcattttttttgtccCAAATTATTttgcttcattttttttttcaattattttgtgTATATAATAGTAATTGTTGATTTAAATGTGTATAGGTTGGAAAAAGTTAATCTTGAAAACGTGAGAAGTTGGGCTAAGATTATGGGAACAGTTTTGTGTGTAAGCGGCGCCGTTTTAATGGCACTATTAAAAGGTCCAAAACTGCTCAACTTGGAATTCTTGCCAACAAATTCCATTTTCTTGCAAATGGTTGCACAGCATGACACGTGGATCATCGGCTGTTTATTTCTGCTTGCAAGCGCATTTTGCTGGTCACTTTGGCTTATTTTGCAGgtaattaattaacttttttcatatttgaaaatgaattttattgggtgttaattaattaatttaatttaatttaattaattgcagGTGCATGTCACAGCTTGCTATCCAGATCATCTGTCGTTAACAGCATGGATGTGCTTAATCGCAGCCGTCCAATCTGCGATCTTGACATTCATCATCGAGCCTGATTTGGACACGTGGAAACTCACCTCCCCCTTCCAACTCTATTGCTGCTTCTACGCGGTAAGTgcgagctaattgttaaaacatGACCGTAACTTTTATCGTTTTTTAAAAAGAAGACTAtatgttacgaaatttgaaaaaaatgagaactataacttttatttttaacattTACACTTCTACTTCGGGCTGTGATAGAAGTTATAATCCTTATTTTGACGTGTTAAATAGAagtgtaaatataaaaaatggaagctatagtcccacattttcaaatttcgtaatATATGgccctcattttcaaattctgtaACATATATGTAATTCTCTTTTTGAAAAATACTTAAAGTTACGGTCTTGTTTTAACAATTAGCGTTTTTTTAAAATGAAGACTATACATTCCAAATTTGTGAAAATGAGGActgtaattttcatttttaacattTGCACTCCTATTTCGGACCGTGATAGAAGCTATAATCCTTATTTTGTTGTGTTAAATAgatgtataaatataaaaaaatggaagctatagtccacatatttaaattttgtaactcatagtgctcatttTCGAATTCTGTATCATATAATCCTCATTTTGAAAAACTCTAAAAGTTACGGTCctgttttaacaattagctaCCGCAAGTGATATTATCTCTATTCAATCAATTATTACACAATTAGTTTGTTTTTCAACCTTTTGCTGGAAAAaacttaattatattttatttttttctatctaAATTacctaaaaaaagaaaattacatATAGGGTTTGGCATCAGCGGTGACTTTCTTTGCTCAAGCATGGTGCATAGCAAGGCGTGGGCCCCTCTTTTCCGCCATGTTCAATCCGCTGTGTACAGTCATCGTCACCATTTTCGCCTGTATTTTCATGCATGAAGAGTTGTACGCCGGAAGGTACAACTGCTAGctacacccacaaattcatttcttttattttatttatttcctgtttaaattaattaattaattaattactttgtgtgtgtgttttaattaACTTGTTGATTAATTAACACAGCCTGAGTGGTGGATTGGCGGTGATAATTGGATTATATATGGTGCTGTGGGGAAAAGCAAAAGACCATGAAGAAATGAAGGAGGAAGAGACGATGAAGCAGCAGAATAATATCAATGGTGAAAATGAAAATGCGAGCACCACAGTTGATTTGGAACAGCCCCTTTTGTCTGAAAAATGAAGAGATGGATCTAGGATTTTGAGACAAGGGACTGTGATTGTATTAGAATTAATTAGATgctcgatgatgacgatgatgataatgataatgataatgataattgatatactccatccgtctcactaGAATAAGCTCACTTTTTTTTGATACAGAAATTAAAGAACTTACTTTTGAGGAGACAAGTAGCGTGGTTCACACTAATTTAGTATTTTTAAGTACGCtattaatttttctttaatCA contains:
- the LOC130987644 gene encoding WAT1-related protein At4g30420, whose protein sequence is MGLENYKPIIVMVGCQFIYAGVTLSGREALLQDFSSRVFVVYRQTTAFLLIAPFAYFSRRGTKRCEAMNWKSFCLIALLSLIGVTINQNVYFEGLYLASSSAASALSNLVPAITFTIAYFLRLEKVNLENVRSWAKIMGTVLCVSGAVLMALLKGPKLLNLEFLPTNSIFLQMVAQHDTWIIGCLFLLASAFCWSLWLILQVHVTACYPDHLSLTAWMCLIAAVQSAILTFIIEPDLDTWKLTSPFQLYCCFYAGLASAVTFFAQAWCIARRGPLFSAMFNPLCTVIVTIFACIFMHEELYAGSLSGGLAVIIGLYMVLWGKAKDHEEMKEEETMKQQNNINGENENASTTVDLEQPLLSEK
- the LOC130987646 gene encoding AAA-ATPase ASD, mitochondrial-like: MFLKATFEQYLPHELKSSVDKHSQKLFNFFSHYIQIMSFNEFTGDRFRRSDVYAAIETYLSSTSATQVRRLKADAVRDSTPASRSGGGLRQARGQEPEVFLPTSKRRATTFLQPAAEALHQQRRRVEFEHPATFETLAMEPERKRGYQ
- the LOC130987643 gene encoding cytochrome P450 71A6-like; its protein translation is MPSTAHFLIVPLCTALFFFFLHKWRRRRRLAPTRPPPSPPRLPVVGNLHQLGSLPHRSLQQLSRRHGPLMLLHFGSVPVAVASSASAAREIMKDQDLIFSNRPALSIPGRLLYGNRDVAFAPYGEYWRQMRSVCVLHLLSGKRIQSYRRVREEETSLMVARIAQLSPSTVDLTDMLASLACDVICRAALGRKYGAASKFKAAFEEFVRLLGAAPLWEYIPWLRWTRRFDGVDAMVARVAAAFDEFLESVIREHRVGERRERDGGGLDFVDILLDLQRENQGRSPVDDDTIKAIIMDMFAAGSDTTYTALEWAMTELIRNPSTMKALQHEVREAGGSKEDIDEQDLDKMPYLKAVLKEALRLHAPVPLLVPRELTRDTKVLGYDVASGTRVMINAWAIGRDPSLWEDPEEFRPERFLETSVDFKGQHFEFIPFGAGRRGCPGVAFAVAVDELALAKLVHRFDFGLPDGAKMEELDVSESSGLTIHRKFPLLVVATPHH